The Saccharothrix variisporea genome has a segment encoding these proteins:
- a CDS encoding TetR/AcrR family transcriptional regulator, translating to MPRNPILSASRIRAAALHIIDRDGLDGLSMRKLAAELGVQAASLYGHVSTKDDLLHEVASEILEKVDVSGFAGGDWRHGLTACARSYREALARHPNIVPFLAYGPAHREASLRRLDVVHGALVAAGWTRREATMIAASLMYLVFGAALSSFSSGFSEDQSLYRERYPNLDKAHLLPAVAAELDRDSFELALNAFVTGLAAQRVPR from the coding sequence ATGCCGAGGAACCCCATCCTGAGTGCCTCGCGCATCCGGGCCGCCGCCCTCCACATCATCGACCGGGACGGGCTGGACGGCCTGTCGATGCGCAAGCTGGCCGCCGAGCTGGGCGTGCAGGCGGCGTCGCTGTACGGGCACGTGAGCACCAAGGACGACCTGCTGCACGAGGTGGCCAGCGAGATCCTGGAGAAGGTCGACGTGTCCGGCTTCGCCGGCGGCGACTGGCGCCACGGCCTGACCGCCTGCGCCCGCTCCTACCGCGAGGCCCTGGCGCGGCACCCCAACATCGTCCCGTTCCTGGCCTACGGCCCGGCCCACCGCGAGGCGTCCCTGCGCCGGCTGGACGTCGTGCACGGGGCGCTGGTCGCGGCCGGCTGGACGCGGCGGGAGGCGACCATGATCGCGGCGTCCCTGATGTACCTGGTGTTCGGGGCCGCGCTGAGTTCGTTCTCCAGCGGGTTTTCGGAGGACCAGAGCCTCTACCGCGAGCGCTACCCGAACCTGGACAAAGCGCACCTGCTGCCGGCCGTGGCGGCCGAGCTGGACCGCGACAGCTTCGAACTGGCCTTGAACGCGTTCGTCACCGGCCTCGCGGCGCAGCGAGTGCCTCGCTGA
- a CDS encoding acyl-CoA dehydrogenase family protein, protein MGPRTSDLGLSDEHRQLRELAHRFTEERIVPHAARWDRDEAIDRDLVPALGEVGFLGLGIDEEYGGSGGDHLAYCLVLEEVARGDSAVRGIISVSLGLVGKTIFKHGSEKQKRRWLPGLCAGELVGCFGLTEPGTGSDAASLATRAVRDGDDWVLTGTKVFITNGTWADVALVFARTGGPGPKGITAFLVPTDSPGFTAREIKGKLGMRGQATAELTLDGVRVPDESRLGEEGTGFRIAMASLDRGRMSVAAGCVGAARGALEAALKYAKEREQFGKPIAGFQLVQELLADMAVETDAARLLTWRCADLADRGEPFSTEASMAKLYASEAAVRVANNAIQVFGGYGYVDEYPVGKYLRDTRVTTLYEGTSQIQKLLIGRALTGINAFV, encoded by the coding sequence GTGGGTCCACGCACGTCCGACTTGGGCTTGTCCGACGAACACCGGCAACTGCGGGAACTGGCCCACCGGTTCACCGAGGAGCGCATCGTCCCCCACGCCGCGCGCTGGGACCGGGACGAGGCCATCGACCGCGACCTGGTGCCCGCGTTGGGCGAGGTCGGGTTCCTGGGCCTGGGGATCGACGAGGAGTACGGCGGCTCCGGTGGTGACCACCTCGCGTACTGCCTGGTCCTGGAGGAGGTCGCGCGCGGCGACTCGGCGGTGCGCGGCATCATCTCGGTCTCCCTCGGCCTGGTCGGCAAAACCATCTTCAAGCACGGCTCGGAAAAGCAGAAGCGCCGGTGGTTGCCCGGCCTGTGCGCGGGCGAGCTGGTCGGCTGCTTCGGCCTGACCGAGCCCGGCACCGGTTCCGACGCGGCCTCGCTGGCCACCCGCGCGGTCCGCGACGGCGACGACTGGGTCCTCACCGGCACCAAGGTCTTCATCACCAACGGGACGTGGGCGGACGTGGCCCTGGTCTTCGCCCGGACGGGTGGTCCGGGGCCGAAGGGCATCACCGCGTTCCTCGTGCCGACCGACTCCCCCGGCTTCACCGCCCGCGAGATCAAGGGCAAGCTCGGCATGCGCGGCCAGGCCACCGCCGAGCTGACCCTGGACGGCGTGCGCGTCCCCGACGAGAGCCGCCTCGGCGAGGAGGGCACCGGGTTCCGCATCGCGATGGCGTCCCTGGACCGGGGACGGATGTCCGTGGCCGCCGGGTGCGTGGGCGCGGCGCGGGGCGCCCTGGAGGCGGCCCTGAAGTACGCCAAGGAGCGCGAGCAGTTCGGCAAGCCCATCGCCGGGTTCCAGCTCGTGCAGGAACTGCTGGCGGACATGGCCGTGGAGACCGACGCGGCGCGCCTGCTGACGTGGCGCTGCGCCGACCTGGCCGACCGGGGCGAGCCGTTCTCCACGGAGGCGTCGATGGCGAAGCTGTACGCCAGCGAGGCCGCCGTGCGGGTGGCGAACAACGCCATCCAGGTGTTCGGCGGGTACGGGTACGTCGACGAGTACCCGGTCGGGAAGTACCTGCGCGACACCCGCGTCACCACCCTCTACGAGGGCACCAGCCAGATCCAGAAGTTGCTCATCGGCCGGGCGCTGACCGGCATCAACGCGTTCGTCTGA
- a CDS encoding GntR family transcriptional regulator → MTLPVHRSLAGQAVDALRELVLTGEIPPGARVNEVEVAARLGISRGPLREAIRQLASENLLVLVAHRGAHVPAATPEDVRALFELRTALECAAAELAASRRTDADVARLREVCAESRRTYQAGERFPYRLDLAFHQALLDAARSPHIAEQVRLVQQRVVLLRSGLRDDPPHQHASLDDHDALVDAVAAGDPGRASAAMRTHLARVCAQMLAEN, encoded by the coding sequence GTGACACTCCCCGTCCACCGCAGCCTCGCCGGACAGGCCGTGGACGCGCTGCGCGAGCTCGTGCTGACCGGCGAGATCCCGCCCGGCGCGCGGGTCAACGAGGTCGAGGTCGCGGCCCGCCTGGGCATCAGCCGGGGTCCGCTGCGCGAGGCCATCCGGCAGCTCGCGTCGGAGAACCTGCTGGTCCTCGTGGCTCACCGGGGCGCGCACGTGCCCGCCGCGACCCCCGAGGACGTCCGCGCGCTGTTCGAACTCCGCACCGCCCTCGAATGCGCCGCCGCCGAACTGGCCGCGTCGCGCCGGACCGACGCCGACGTGGCCCGCCTGCGCGAGGTGTGCGCCGAGTCCCGCCGCACCTACCAGGCAGGCGAACGCTTCCCCTACCGCCTGGACCTGGCCTTCCACCAGGCCCTGCTGGACGCCGCCCGGTCACCGCACATCGCCGAGCAGGTGCGGTTGGTGCAACAGCGGGTGGTCCTGCTGCGCAGCGGCCTGAGGGACGACCCGCCCCACCAGCACGCGTCCCTCGACGACCACGACGCCCTCGTCGACGCGGTGGCCGCGGGCGACCCGGGCCGGGCCAGTGCCGCGATGCGCACGCACCTCGCCCGCGTCTGCGCGCAAATGCTCGCGGAAAACTGA
- a CDS encoding acyl-CoA dehydrogenase family protein codes for MDFTLSDEQKEIRDWVRTFVRKEVVPLEPEVLRRERAGEPGLRRDELKELQDKAKAAGFFGVLTPQEYGGMGLGALMTALVEQELGRSFVPFRFGGYADNILFHGNDEQKQRYLLPTISGERISCFAITEPGAGSDAKAIRTSARKEGSEWVINGEKTFITQGNEADFVMVFAVTDKDKGADGGVTCFLVDRDMGWKSEPIPTMGQWGPAALVFDNVRVPEENVLGEVGGGFRLAMQWIGQGRYLLPARALGSCERLVEMAVEQAKNRVTFGQPIAEYQAIQWMLADSAVEIEALRWLVLHAAWLVDQGADSRQAQSIAKLYGGIKANEIVDRVLQIHGGMGYTRELPIERWYRELRLLRIYEGTDEIQRRTIARNLLKGHAKVTGTLG; via the coding sequence ATGGACTTCACGCTCAGCGACGAGCAGAAGGAGATCCGCGACTGGGTGCGGACCTTCGTGCGCAAGGAGGTCGTGCCCCTGGAACCGGAGGTGCTGCGGCGCGAGCGCGCGGGCGAGCCGGGCCTGCGGCGCGACGAGCTCAAGGAGTTGCAGGACAAGGCGAAGGCGGCCGGGTTCTTCGGTGTCCTCACGCCGCAGGAGTACGGCGGCATGGGCCTGGGCGCGTTGATGACCGCGCTGGTCGAGCAGGAGCTGGGGCGCAGCTTCGTGCCGTTCCGGTTCGGCGGGTACGCCGACAACATCCTCTTCCACGGCAACGACGAGCAGAAGCAGCGCTACCTGCTGCCGACCATCTCCGGCGAGCGCATCTCGTGCTTCGCCATCACCGAGCCGGGCGCGGGCTCGGACGCGAAGGCGATCCGGACCTCCGCCCGCAAGGAGGGGTCGGAGTGGGTCATCAACGGCGAGAAGACCTTCATCACGCAGGGCAACGAGGCCGACTTCGTGATGGTGTTCGCCGTGACCGACAAGGACAAGGGCGCGGACGGCGGCGTCACGTGCTTCCTGGTGGACCGGGACATGGGCTGGAAGTCCGAGCCCATCCCGACCATGGGCCAGTGGGGTCCGGCCGCGTTGGTGTTCGACAACGTGCGCGTGCCCGAGGAGAACGTCCTGGGCGAGGTCGGCGGCGGGTTCCGGCTGGCCATGCAGTGGATCGGCCAGGGCCGGTACCTGCTGCCCGCGCGGGCGCTGGGCTCGTGCGAGCGGCTGGTGGAGATGGCCGTCGAGCAGGCCAAGAACCGGGTGACGTTCGGTCAGCCGATCGCGGAGTACCAGGCGATCCAGTGGATGCTGGCGGACTCGGCGGTGGAGATCGAGGCGCTGCGCTGGCTGGTGCTGCACGCGGCGTGGCTGGTCGACCAGGGTGCCGACTCGCGGCAGGCGCAGTCGATCGCGAAGCTGTACGGCGGCATCAAGGCCAACGAGATCGTGGACCGGGTGCTCCAGATCCACGGCGGCATGGGCTACACGCGGGAACTGCCGATCGAGCGCTGGTACCGGGAGCTGCGGCTGCTGCGCATCTACGAGGGCACCGACGAGATCCAGCGCCGGACCATCGCGCGCAACCTGCTCAAGGGCCACGCGAAGGTCACCGGCACCCTGGGCTGA